The proteins below are encoded in one region of Lactuca sativa cultivar Salinas chromosome 3, Lsat_Salinas_v11, whole genome shotgun sequence:
- the LOC111882319 gene encoding uncharacterized protein LOC111882319 yields the protein MAGEKDNGNSLSNKTNNETFDHGSPYYLHPSDYLRVVDETLQKPEKTHVNHMDWLRCDAMIKGQLTIDMEREIISSVKYASTTEEIWNNLRDRFGKESAPRAYELKQLLTKTKQDGASVSAYYTKLRALWDEISSVFNIPKCSCAGCKCGISKRLTELRDKERLYKFVLGLDNEFSTIRTKILAMKPIPTLGEAYHLVAEDEQQRAVSTGKRTNSETVVFQAHIKRDANVWSQRKMGPRNGKRGGNDKVEHCDFCGKYGHTRDGCFKRIGYPEWWPDKRKPEKGIAKAAFVETEWDSMNDKHGDEKITISGLSSEQYRQFVNLFTTKNSQNTDVTQPIANMAGKFDEGND from the exons ATGGCTGGGGAAAAAGACAATGGCAACAGCTTATCAAACAAgactaacaacgaaacatttgaCCATGGCTCTCCTTACTATCTTCACCCCTCAGACTATCTGAG GGTCGTCGACGAAACCCTTCAGAAACCAGAGAAGACACATGTTAATCACATGGATTGGCTACGATGTGATGCCATGATTAAAGGGCAGCTGACTATAGACATGGAAAGGGAGATCATATCTAGTGTCAAATACGCTAGCACTACCGAAGAAATCTGGAACAACCTCCGTGATCGTTTTGGGAAGGAAAGCGCACCTAGGGCGTATGAGCTAAAACAACTTCTCACAAAAACTAAGCAAGACGGGGCTTCTGTCTCAGCATATTACACCAAGCTAAGGGCACTTTGGGACGAGATAAGTTCAGTTTTTAATATACCCAAATGTTCTTGTGCAGGTTGCAAATGTGGGATTAGTAAAAGACTCACTGAACTAAGAGATAAGGAGAGATTATATAAGTTCGTACTTGGACTCGACAATGAGTTCTCCACGATCAGAACCAAAATATTAGCAATGAAGCCTATTCCTACTTTAGGTGAAGCGTACCATCTTGTGGCAGAAGACGAGCAGCAACGGGCGGTCTCGACTGGAAAAAGGACCAATAGTGAAACAGTTGTGTTTCAAGCTCATATAAAGCGTGATGCTAATGTTTGGTCACAGAGAAAAATGGGTCCAAGAAATGGAAAAAGAGGAGGAAACGATAAAGTTGAACATTGTGATTTTTGCGGGAAATATGGACACACTCGCGACGGTTGTTTCAAGCGGATCGGGTACCCAGAATGGTGGCCCGACAAACGGAAACCAGAAAAAGGAATAGCGAAAGCAGCTTTTGTCGAAACAGAATGGGACTCAATGAATGATAAGCACGGTGATGAAAAGATTACTATATCTGGACTAAGCAGCGAACAGTATAGGCAATTTGTCAATCTTTTCACAACGAAAAATTCTCAGAATACTGATGTTACTCAACCGATAGCCAACATGGCAGGTAAATTTGATGAAGGCAACGATTAG